The sequence TCTAAAGTCTGTGGGGGTCACACAGACTGAATGGGGCCCTCTTTGCTCAGAACCACTCCTACCTTCCAGCCTGCAGCCTCTCAGCAGCTCCAGGACTTCAGGCAGACAGTCGAACAGCTTCAGGTCTTTCAGGTGGAGCTTCCTCAGGCGGCTGTTGCACTCTGAAAGATCAGCAGGATCACGGCCAGAACGACCCGTCTGTGTTCTCCTCACCAGTTGATCTTACCTGTCAAGGTGGAGAGCAGCTGGTCCATACGGAGGGGCAGGGGCAGCCTGATCCCAGCCACACACAATGAGGTGAGATGTGGCAAGCGCCTCAGCACCGACATCAAAACGCTTATGTCTGAGCTCAGCTCGCTCACCTGGACCGTCAGCTCTTCCAGAGGAAGCTCCGCTAGAGACATGTGAGACAGAGGTCACCCCAAACTTCATTGTCAGCTGGAGACCCCCCCATCTGACTCGAAGCTTTCCTGCAGGTGAACATCTATCAGAAGAACCTTGATAATGTTCTTCACCATCAAACTAAAGGCCTTGATGCTTCTGcaaatctgaaaataaaagtCCAGAAGGACCGGTGGAGTTGTGTACCTGGCAGCTGTGGCTCAGGAGTCTTGGGAGGAACCAGAGAGCCGGGAGGTCCCCGGACCGCAGCTTGGATGTCCACGTGCAGTGACCTCAGAGACGGGCTGGAGTCCAGCAGGACGGCTATGAGTTTAGCATCAGGGAGGGCACCCACGTTCAGCTGAGTAATGGGCGCGGCAGAAGAACGCTGGCGCAGTGCTGAGGCCAAGTCCAACATGTCCTCCTTCCTGAACGATGCTGCACAGCACATAGAATGGTTAGAACACTGcctgtccccccaccccccaccccatcgCATTAGCAGCAGACGCACAGACGCTGTGGAGGGTCAGGGAACGAAGGCTGGAGAAGGTGGGGATGACCGACGTCAGGATCCTGAGAGATTCAGGTTTACATTGTTGGACCTCCAGATGATGGATCCTACCACGAGGACAGGCCTCCAACTGAGAACTACACAGAAACTTAGGCTCCAAAGGAAGGGTTGGGTCTCCGCAGCACCCCCCTTCCATGCTCACAGTCTCCATTTTTGACTGTTTGCAAGGTGGAGCATCTCCACACCGACTCTCTGAACGTCTGCCTTGAAGACATGGACCCGGCAGCCCCCCCCCTTGCTCAGGGTCCACTAGTTGGGACCCCCTCCCTTGGAGGAGCCTGGCCAGTATCGTGGGACAGTGGGAATAAACGACCAGCTCTGTTGCGACGCCGTGGTCCAGCAGGCGGTGAATGACGAACCACGTGGCCCAGGTCTTTGTCTCTGAGCGCCATGTGGGTTCAGAGACGCCCACCCTTTTGACACGCTCCTCAAGCATCTTCAGGAGGGGGCGCCACTCAGAAACCAGCCGCTCAATGTCTTTGCAGCCTTTTCCAACGATCAAATGGTCTGCAGACTTTGCTGAGGTATGAAGGAGCAGCGAGGGGTCCACGTTTGAGGCTGCGCGGGGGATGCTGCGGCCcgcagaataaaaaac comes from Oryzias latipes chromosome 4, ASM223467v1 and encodes:
- the LOC101156156 gene encoding uncharacterized protein LOC101156156 — encoded protein: MFRCARKPENPERWSLKECCLRAVALHFPAITNTAVLDLPTGLLQDLLPHLNICQLDDIQASLNHKGLSTYSAWLAILREMSGFNHAVDFPSEETAKREVMRLLFQIVFYSAGRSIPRAASNVDPSLLLHTSAKSADHLIVGKGCKDIERLVSEWRPLLKMLEERVKRVGVSEPTWRSETKTWATWFVIHRLLDHGVATELVVYSHCPTILARLLQGRGSQLVDPEQGGGLPGPCLQGRRSESRCGDAPPCKQSKMETVSMEGGCCGDPTLPLEPKFLCSSQLEACPRGRIHHLEVQQCKPESLRILTSVIPTFSSLRSLTLHSVSSFRKEDMLDLASALRQRSSAAPITQLNVGALPDAKLIAVLLDSSPSLRSLHVDIQAAVRGPPGSLVPPKTPEPQLPAELPLEELTVQVSELSSDISVLMSVLRRLPHLTSLCVAGIRLPLPLRMDQLLSTLTECNSRLRKLHLKDLKLFDCLPEVLELLRGCRLEELGLIDCRLLERSANKDQTLQMLVDTLKTLPSLHTLRLARNRLAGSVRVLAELFSGPTLSSLKLLDISFNFIQPAELLQFADRLKACHSLPGLILDLRKNPADRDPDTWKAAILKLRPLTLLQDIAWSSWLMMADHVGNM